A genomic region of Micromonospora sp. NBC_01796 contains the following coding sequences:
- a CDS encoding rhomboid family intramembrane serine protease, translated as MSESPPTTPVCYRHPGRETWVRCTRCDRPICPDCMREASVGHQCPECVSEGRRTQRPARTAFGGGAAGRAGYVTKTLIGLNVLLMLISIASAGGGDAVAGGGLGGLLGGGTPLTRWGSVLGFASYQPFGAPHGVAADEYYRLFTAMFLHYGIVHLLLNMWALWMLGRTLEATLGPLRFLALYLIAGLGGNVAAYLFSAPNAQTVGASTAIFGLFAALFIIMRRMGRDTSAVVPVLVVNLVFTFAVPGISIAGHLGGLVIGALMALVLAYAPRMRRSVFQATGGAVIVIALIGLTVLRTSLLLG; from the coding sequence GTGAGCGAGTCGCCCCCGACCACCCCGGTCTGCTATCGCCATCCGGGTCGGGAGACCTGGGTCCGGTGCACCCGGTGCGACCGGCCGATCTGCCCTGATTGCATGCGGGAAGCATCGGTCGGGCACCAGTGCCCGGAGTGCGTTTCGGAAGGCCGGCGTACCCAGCGGCCGGCGCGTACCGCCTTCGGTGGCGGTGCCGCCGGCCGTGCCGGGTACGTGACCAAGACCCTGATCGGCCTCAACGTGCTGTTGATGCTGATCTCGATCGCGTCGGCCGGTGGCGGCGACGCGGTCGCCGGTGGCGGGCTCGGCGGACTGCTCGGCGGCGGGACCCCGCTCACCCGGTGGGGCTCGGTGCTGGGCTTCGCGTCGTACCAGCCGTTCGGCGCGCCGCACGGAGTCGCCGCCGACGAGTACTACCGCCTGTTCACGGCCATGTTCCTGCACTACGGGATCGTGCACCTGCTGCTGAACATGTGGGCGCTCTGGATGCTCGGCCGCACCCTGGAGGCGACCCTCGGGCCGCTGCGCTTCCTCGCCCTCTACCTGATCGCCGGGCTCGGCGGGAACGTGGCCGCGTACCTGTTCTCCGCGCCCAACGCCCAGACCGTGGGCGCCTCGACCGCCATCTTCGGGCTCTTCGCCGCGCTGTTCATCATCATGCGCCGGATGGGTCGGGACACCTCGGCGGTGGTGCCGGTCCTCGTGGTCAACCTGGTCTTCACCTTCGCCGTGCCCGGCATCTCGATCGCCGGCCACCTCGGCGGCCTGGTGATCGGCGCACTGATGGCGCTGGTGCTCGCCTACGCCCCGCGAATGCGCCGGTCCGTCTTCCAGGCCACCGGTGGCGCGGTGATCGTGATCGCGCTGATCGGTCTGACCGTGCTCCGGACCTCACTGCTGCTCGGCTGA
- a CDS encoding Fpg/Nei family DNA glycosylase, with amino-acid sequence MPELPEVEALGAYLRERAVGRRVERLEVAAISALKTYDPPPSAASGRSVTGAGRYGKFLDVRFDDGLHLVVHLARAGWLHYREAFPSTAPLKPGKGPIAVRVRLDDSSGFDLTEAGTQKKLAAYLVTDPAQVPGVARLGPDALAADLPLFSERLRAKRGQVKGVLTNQEILSGVGNAYSDEILHTARMSPFAITDRLSDTQLSALHAATRQVLGDAVARSVGQRAAELKGEKRSGLRVHARTGLPCPVCGDTVREVSFADSSLQYCPTCQTGGKPLADRRLSRLVR; translated from the coding sequence GTGCCCGAACTGCCTGAGGTAGAGGCGCTCGGCGCCTATCTGCGCGAGCGCGCGGTCGGCCGCCGGGTGGAGCGACTCGAGGTCGCCGCCATCAGCGCCCTGAAGACGTACGACCCGCCGCCGTCGGCCGCGTCCGGTCGCTCCGTGACCGGCGCCGGTCGGTACGGCAAGTTCCTCGACGTCCGGTTCGACGACGGCCTGCACCTGGTGGTCCACCTGGCCCGTGCCGGCTGGCTGCACTACCGGGAGGCGTTCCCGTCCACCGCCCCGCTCAAGCCCGGCAAGGGTCCGATCGCGGTCCGGGTACGCCTCGACGACAGCTCCGGCTTCGACCTCACCGAGGCCGGTACGCAGAAGAAGCTCGCCGCGTACCTGGTGACCGATCCGGCGCAGGTGCCCGGGGTGGCCCGGCTCGGCCCGGACGCGCTCGCCGCCGACCTGCCCCTGTTCAGCGAACGGCTGCGCGCCAAGCGCGGGCAGGTCAAGGGGGTCCTGACCAACCAGGAGATCCTGTCCGGGGTGGGCAACGCGTACTCCGACGAGATCCTGCACACCGCCCGGATGTCCCCGTTCGCGATCACCGACCGGCTCAGCGACACGCAACTCTCCGCCCTGCACGCGGCGACCCGGCAGGTCCTCGGCGACGCGGTCGCCCGGTCGGTCGGGCAACGGGCCGCCGAGCTGAAGGGCGAGAAGCGGTCCGGGCTGCGGGTGCACGCGCGTACGGGGCTGCCCTGCCCGGTCTGCGGCGACACGGTGCGTGAGGTCTCGTTCGCTGATTCGAGCCTCCAGTACTGCCCGACCTGCCAGACCGGCGGCAAGCCCCTGGCGGACCGCCGACTATCGCGACTTGTGCGTTAG
- a CDS encoding glycosyltransferase, whose product MKVVVAHNRYREAQPSGENTMVDLEIAQLTGAGVDVLPFLRSSDEIPAMPKSAKVLLPISPIYAPQAQQDLSRLIETERPDVLHLHNPYPLLSPWVVRTAHRHGVPVVQTVHNYRQVCSSGLYFRDGHICHDCRGRALGVPAIVHRCYRGSRAQSALMATTLAVHRPTWRSVDRFIALTSAVADHLREYGIPDDRIVIKPNAIPDPGEPAPLGDGFLFFGRLSPEKGLDLLLQAWRQHPDGSLGPLRIAGDGELRPLAEAAARERTDVEYLGPLDRAGVWAAVRAAAVVVAVPTWHDVLPTVVIEALAAGRPVLGTALGGVPYLIGMDHPPTAAGWVVPAEATSLAAALPTARAAAPALAPLARTRYLATFRPEVVTTQLLDTYKSLAG is encoded by the coding sequence GTGAAGGTGGTCGTAGCGCACAACCGGTATCGAGAAGCTCAGCCGTCGGGCGAGAACACCATGGTCGATCTGGAGATCGCCCAGCTCACCGGGGCTGGGGTCGACGTGCTGCCGTTCCTGCGCAGCTCGGACGAGATCCCGGCGATGCCCAAGAGCGCGAAGGTGTTGTTGCCGATCTCGCCCATCTACGCGCCCCAGGCGCAGCAGGATCTGAGCCGGTTGATCGAGACCGAGCGGCCGGACGTACTGCACCTGCACAATCCGTACCCCCTCCTGTCACCCTGGGTGGTGCGGACCGCGCACCGGCACGGTGTGCCGGTGGTCCAGACGGTGCACAACTACCGGCAGGTCTGCTCCTCCGGGCTGTACTTCCGGGACGGGCACATCTGCCACGACTGTCGAGGACGGGCGCTCGGCGTGCCGGCGATCGTGCACCGCTGCTACCGGGGCTCCCGGGCGCAGAGCGCGCTGATGGCGACCACGCTCGCGGTCCACCGGCCGACCTGGCGTTCGGTCGACAGGTTCATCGCCCTCACCTCAGCCGTCGCCGACCACCTGCGCGAGTACGGCATCCCGGACGACCGGATCGTGATCAAGCCGAACGCGATCCCCGATCCGGGCGAGCCGGCCCCGCTCGGCGACGGTTTCCTCTTCTTCGGTCGGCTCTCCCCGGAGAAGGGTCTCGACCTGCTGCTCCAGGCCTGGCGGCAGCACCCCGACGGGTCCCTCGGCCCGCTCCGGATCGCCGGGGACGGTGAGCTGCGCCCACTGGCCGAGGCGGCGGCCCGGGAACGTACCGACGTCGAGTACCTCGGCCCGCTGGACCGCGCCGGAGTGTGGGCCGCCGTACGGGCAGCCGCGGTGGTGGTGGCCGTACCGACCTGGCACGACGTACTGCCGACGGTGGTGATCGAGGCGCTCGCCGCCGGCCGCCCGGTGCTCGGTACGGCGCTCGGCGGGGTGCCGTACCTGATCGGGATGGACCATCCGCCGACCGCCGCCGGCTGGGTGGTGCCGGCGGAGGCGACCTCCCTGGCCGCCGCCCTGCCCACCGCCCGCGCCGCCGCGCCCGCGCTCGCCCCCCTGGCCCGCACCCGCTACCTCGCCACCTTCCGCCCCGAGGTGGTCACCACCCAACTCCTCGACACCTACAAGTCCCTCGCCGGGTAG
- a CDS encoding aminotransferase-like domain-containing protein, whose product MTAEQLISFARGAPSLDIIDIEGLKAAAVRALDADPAGVTAYGTSLGYPPLREWIARKHGVAVDQVLVTNGSLQADAFLFEHLVRPGDSVVVERPTYDRTLLNLQQQGGDLHSVTIHPDGIDTEELGKLLESGVRPKLAHIIPNYQNPAGVTLSLEKRRTLLALAAEYGFTIFEDDPYADIRFRGEQIPSMLSLDEHDVVVHASSFTKTVCPGVRVGYLIGPAALIAEIAKKATNLYISPGMFAQATVYQFCVSGDIDRSIETVSTALGERARLLGEALRAQIPGVRFYEPDGGYFLWIELPPDVRVDRLAPAAAERGVAVVKGSDFLIEGGHHALRLAYSAVTVDQIEEGVRRLAAAVDEVRGQN is encoded by the coding sequence ATGACTGCCGAGCAGCTGATCTCCTTTGCCCGTGGCGCTCCGTCGCTGGACATCATCGATATCGAAGGGCTGAAGGCCGCGGCCGTACGCGCGCTGGACGCGGACCCGGCCGGCGTCACCGCCTACGGAACGTCGCTGGGCTACCCGCCCCTGCGGGAGTGGATCGCCCGCAAGCACGGCGTCGCGGTGGACCAGGTGCTGGTGACCAACGGTTCGTTGCAGGCCGACGCGTTCCTCTTCGAGCACCTGGTCCGGCCCGGCGACTCGGTGGTGGTGGAGCGGCCGACCTACGACCGGACCCTGCTCAACCTGCAGCAGCAGGGCGGCGACCTGCACTCGGTGACCATCCACCCGGACGGCATCGACACCGAGGAGCTGGGCAAGCTGCTCGAGTCCGGGGTACGTCCGAAGCTCGCGCACATCATTCCGAACTACCAGAACCCGGCCGGGGTGACCCTTTCGCTGGAGAAGCGGCGCACGCTGCTCGCCCTGGCGGCCGAGTACGGCTTCACGATCTTCGAGGACGACCCGTACGCGGACATCCGGTTCCGGGGTGAGCAGATCCCCTCGATGCTCTCCCTGGACGAGCACGACGTCGTGGTGCACGCGTCGAGCTTCACCAAGACGGTCTGCCCCGGGGTCCGGGTCGGTTACCTGATCGGACCGGCCGCGCTGATCGCCGAGATCGCCAAGAAGGCCACCAACCTCTACATCTCGCCGGGCATGTTCGCGCAGGCGACCGTCTACCAGTTCTGCGTCTCCGGTGACATCGACCGCTCGATCGAGACGGTCAGCACCGCGCTCGGCGAGCGGGCCCGGCTGCTCGGTGAGGCGCTGCGCGCCCAGATCCCGGGTGTCCGGTTCTACGAGCCGGACGGCGGCTACTTCCTCTGGATCGAGCTGCCCCCGGACGTGCGGGTCGACCGGCTGGCGCCGGCCGCGGCCGAGCGCGGGGTCGCCGTGGTCAAGGGCAGTGACTTCCTGATCGAGGGCGGGCACCACGCGCTGCGGTTGGCGTACTCGGCGGTCACGGTCGACCAGATCGAGGAGGGCGTACGCCGGCTGGCCGCCGCGGTGGACGAGGTCCGCGGCCAGAACTGA
- a CDS encoding CDP-alcohol phosphatidyltransferase family protein, with protein sequence MTTSAEPFRPTTADFYRVNRGGGLFSEAFSQRLGAGFALLAYRLGLSPTALTMGNLVLGLAASVAVVALAGPVADGDVPAWVVGLIALVGWQVAYALDCADGQLARVTGRGSPAGARVDILCDVAAQIALVTALGATAVAQRPSTPVWLVAAFAGTWMVNLVTSVMQAGPNHASMVTSTSLPVRLAKLIRDYGAVIFVAALVLILVPAATIWIIAAFTVVNGGFLLASIAFSARASLR encoded by the coding sequence GTGACCACCTCCGCTGAGCCGTTCCGTCCGACCACCGCCGACTTCTACCGGGTGAACCGGGGCGGCGGCCTGTTCAGCGAGGCGTTCAGCCAGCGCCTCGGTGCCGGCTTCGCGCTGCTCGCGTACCGCCTGGGGTTGAGCCCGACCGCGTTGACCATGGGCAACCTGGTGCTCGGGCTGGCCGCCTCGGTCGCCGTGGTGGCGCTGGCCGGGCCGGTCGCCGACGGGGACGTACCGGCCTGGGTGGTCGGGCTGATCGCGCTGGTCGGCTGGCAGGTCGCGTACGCCCTGGACTGTGCCGACGGGCAGCTCGCCCGGGTCACCGGGCGGGGCAGCCCGGCCGGTGCGCGGGTCGACATCCTCTGTGACGTGGCGGCCCAGATCGCCCTGGTGACGGCGCTCGGGGCGACCGCGGTGGCGCAGCGCCCGAGCACCCCGGTCTGGCTGGTGGCGGCGTTCGCCGGGACCTGGATGGTCAACCTGGTCACCTCGGTGATGCAGGCCGGTCCGAACCACGCCAGCATGGTCACCTCGACCAGCCTGCCGGTACGCCTGGCCAAGCTGATCCGCGACTACGGGGCGGTGATCTTCGTGGCCGCCCTGGTCCTGATCCTCGTCCCGGCCGCCACGATCTGGATCATCGCGGCCTTCACCGTGGTCAACGGGGGCTTCCTGCTCGCCAGCATCGCCTTCTCCGCCCGCGCCTCCCTCCGCTGA
- a CDS encoding iron-containing alcohol dehydrogenase family protein, protein MPLLARTVNTPLIIEVRRGAIADLGPLLADQRISAGGDVAVVVGPGQGERIVELIRPTLGSADVFTVAGGTLDAALELGDKLRARSYDAVVGIGGGKTIDTAKYAAARYGIPMVSVATSLANDGIASPIATLDHDGGRPSYGAHIPIAVVVDLDFVESGPDLHNRAGIGELLSNISALADWELAREMCGERVDGLAATLARTGAEAIINHPGDMTDDGFVTILAESLIASGLAMAISGTSRPCSGGCHEIMHAMHLLRLGTGSHGEQVGLGGLFCTFLRGDLPRFRQMASCLHRHGLPILPADLALTDDQFVDVVLHAPRTRPDRYTIIEHLDLSPDGIRDRLADYADALRDHLR, encoded by the coding sequence GTGCCGCTGCTAGCCCGTACGGTCAACACGCCACTGATCATCGAGGTACGCCGGGGCGCGATCGCCGACCTCGGCCCCCTCCTCGCCGACCAGCGCATCTCCGCCGGTGGTGACGTGGCGGTGGTGGTCGGCCCGGGGCAGGGTGAACGGATCGTCGAACTGATCCGCCCCACCCTCGGTTCCGCCGACGTGTTCACCGTCGCCGGTGGCACCCTGGACGCCGCCCTCGAACTCGGCGACAAGCTCCGCGCCCGCTCGTACGACGCGGTTGTCGGCATCGGTGGCGGCAAGACCATCGACACCGCCAAGTACGCCGCCGCCCGGTACGGCATCCCGATGGTGTCGGTGGCGACCAGCCTCGCCAACGACGGGATCGCCTCCCCGATCGCCACCCTCGACCACGACGGGGGACGCCCGTCCTACGGGGCGCACATCCCGATCGCGGTCGTGGTCGACCTGGACTTCGTCGAGTCCGGCCCGGACCTGCACAACCGGGCCGGGATCGGGGAGCTGCTCAGCAACATCAGCGCGCTCGCCGACTGGGAGCTGGCCCGCGAGATGTGCGGTGAGCGGGTGGACGGGCTCGCCGCCACGCTGGCCCGTACCGGCGCCGAGGCGATCATCAACCATCCCGGCGACATGACCGACGACGGTTTTGTCACCATCCTCGCCGAGTCGTTGATCGCGAGCGGCCTGGCCATGGCGATCAGCGGCACCAGCCGGCCGTGCAGCGGCGGTTGCCACGAGATCATGCACGCGATGCACCTGCTCCGGCTCGGCACAGGTTCGCACGGCGAGCAGGTCGGTCTCGGCGGCCTCTTCTGCACCTTCCTCCGGGGTGACCTGCCCCGGTTCCGGCAGATGGCGAGCTGCCTGCACCGCCACGGCCTGCCGATCCTGCCGGCCGATCTCGCGCTGACCGACGACCAGTTCGTCGATGTGGTGCTGCACGCTCCCCGGACCCGACCGGACCGCTACACGATCATCGAGCACCTCGACCTGTCGCCGGACGGGATCCGCGACCGGCTGGCAGACTACGCCGATGCCCTCCGTGACCACCTCCGCTGA
- a CDS encoding peptidylprolyl isomerase, with protein sequence MAEAIYATLHTNAGPIRLELFPNHAPKTVRNFVELAEGTKEYTDPRTGQPGSGPYYDGTISHRVISGFMVQMGDPTGTGRGGPGYNFGDEFHPELRFDRPYLLAMANAGPGTNGSQFFITVGPTPHLNNRHTIFGQVADDDSVKVVDSIANTPTDPADRPRQDVVIERVEIERIGD encoded by the coding sequence GTGGCCGAGGCCATTTACGCCACCCTGCACACCAACGCCGGTCCGATCCGGCTGGAACTTTTCCCCAACCACGCGCCCAAGACGGTGCGCAACTTCGTCGAGCTCGCCGAGGGCACGAAGGAGTACACCGACCCGCGCACCGGGCAGCCGGGCAGCGGGCCGTACTACGACGGCACCATCTCGCACCGCGTGATCAGCGGCTTCATGGTCCAGATGGGCGACCCGACCGGCACCGGCCGGGGTGGTCCCGGTTACAACTTCGGTGACGAGTTCCACCCGGAGCTGCGCTTCGACCGGCCGTACCTGCTCGCGATGGCGAACGCCGGACCGGGCACCAACGGTTCGCAGTTCTTCATCACCGTGGGCCCGACCCCGCACCTGAACAACCGGCACACGATCTTCGGCCAGGTGGCCGACGACGACTCGGTGAAGGTTGTCGACTCGATCGCCAACACCCCGACCGACCCGGCCGACCGGCCCCGTCAGGACGTGGTGATCGAGCGGGTGGAGATCGAGCGCATCGGCGACTGA
- a CDS encoding NUDIX hydrolase has product MPTDPLRCAGALIVDDDGRIFFQRRSPQRKLFPDTWDIVGGHLEPGEGIEDALSREVTEETGWTVSVVLGLVGEYTWTGNDGFTRLESDFLVRVDGDLTRPRLEVGKHTEFRWLNEHEMEVLDEHRHVNDGMIRRIAEDAFAALHAIGL; this is encoded by the coding sequence GTGCCCACCGACCCCCTCCGGTGCGCCGGAGCCCTGATCGTCGACGACGACGGTCGGATCTTCTTCCAGCGCCGGTCCCCGCAGCGAAAGCTCTTCCCCGACACCTGGGACATCGTCGGCGGCCACCTGGAACCCGGCGAGGGGATCGAGGACGCGCTGTCGCGTGAGGTGACCGAGGAGACCGGCTGGACCGTCTCGGTGGTCCTCGGCCTGGTCGGTGAGTACACCTGGACCGGCAACGACGGGTTCACCCGGCTGGAGAGCGACTTCCTGGTACGCGTCGACGGTGACCTGACCCGCCCCCGGCTCGAGGTGGGCAAGCACACGGAGTTCCGCTGGCTGAACGAGCACGAGATGGAGGTGCTGGACGAGCACCGGCACGTCAACGACGGCATGATCCGCCGGATCGCCGAGGACGCGTTCGCCGCCCTGCACGCGATCGGCCTCTGA
- a CDS encoding PH domain-containing protein, with amino-acid sequence MHPDQSVTPTRWRVRPSVPVLKVTGAVVLVGLGLLLGGGDPVPIGVTALAAAGLLGWAVRDLVAPERLAVDPAGVTVIRGFAGRRHLAWTQIERIAVDNRPRLGLRTDTLELDAGDSLHFFSRHDLGAEPGEVAEALRAAKFGAGRGAADPA; translated from the coding sequence GTGCACCCCGATCAGAGCGTGACGCCGACCCGGTGGCGGGTTCGCCCCTCCGTGCCCGTACTGAAGGTCACCGGGGCGGTGGTCCTGGTCGGGCTCGGCCTGCTGCTCGGTGGCGGGGACCCGGTGCCGATCGGGGTGACCGCGCTGGCCGCCGCCGGACTGCTCGGCTGGGCCGTACGCGACCTCGTCGCTCCGGAGAGGCTCGCCGTCGACCCGGCCGGGGTGACCGTGATCAGGGGATTCGCCGGTCGCCGGCACCTCGCCTGGACCCAGATCGAACGGATAGCGGTGGACAACCGGCCCCGCCTCGGTCTGCGTACGGACACCCTGGAACTCGACGCCGGTGACTCACTGCACTTCTTCAGCCGCCACGATCTCGGTGCCGAGCCGGGCGAGGTGGCCGAGGCCCTGCGCGCGGCCAAGTTCGGCGCCGGCCGGGGAGCCGCCGACCCCGCCTGA
- a CDS encoding thiolase family protein, which translates to MRDAVIVGAVRTPVGRRRGGLATVHPVDLSAHVLRSLAERTGLDPADVDDVIWGCVSQVGEQAWNVGRNAVLGAGWPESVPGTTLDRQCGSSQQALHFAAAAVISGQAELVVAGGVESMTRVPMGSSIQVPASGTDGLPYGDQVRARYRGVDGFAASDPVPFNQGVGAELMAQRWRLSRTQLDEFALASHEKAAAAQDAGAFDPEIAPVPVADGGKVAADEGIRRDTTLARLAELATPFRPDGVVTAGSASQISDGAAALAVTSSEWAGQHGLRPLARIHTAVVAADDPVIMLTGPIPATAKALRRAGLGIEEIGVYEVNEAFAPVPLAWLAETEADPDRLNPRGGAIALGHPLGGSGARIMTTMLQHMRDNGIRYGLQTMCEGGGMANATIVELL; encoded by the coding sequence ATGAGAGACGCGGTCATCGTCGGCGCGGTACGCACCCCGGTCGGGCGACGCCGGGGCGGCCTGGCCACGGTCCATCCGGTCGACCTGTCCGCGCACGTGCTGCGGTCGTTGGCCGAACGTACCGGCCTGGATCCGGCTGATGTGGACGACGTGATCTGGGGCTGCGTCTCCCAGGTCGGCGAGCAGGCGTGGAACGTGGGGCGCAACGCCGTACTCGGTGCGGGCTGGCCGGAGTCGGTGCCCGGCACCACGCTCGACCGGCAGTGCGGTTCGAGCCAGCAGGCGCTGCACTTCGCCGCCGCCGCGGTGATCTCCGGTCAGGCCGAGCTGGTGGTGGCCGGCGGGGTGGAGTCGATGACCCGGGTGCCGATGGGCAGCAGTATCCAGGTGCCCGCCTCCGGCACCGACGGGCTGCCGTACGGCGACCAGGTACGGGCCCGCTACCGGGGGGTGGACGGGTTCGCCGCCTCGGATCCGGTGCCGTTCAACCAGGGGGTCGGGGCCGAGTTGATGGCGCAGCGGTGGCGGCTGTCGCGTACCCAGCTCGACGAGTTCGCGTTGGCCAGTCACGAGAAGGCGGCCGCCGCCCAGGACGCGGGCGCGTTCGACCCGGAGATCGCCCCGGTCCCGGTGGCCGACGGCGGCAAGGTCGCCGCCGACGAGGGCATCCGCCGGGACACCACGCTGGCCCGGCTGGCCGAACTGGCCACCCCGTTCCGGCCCGACGGTGTGGTCACCGCCGGTTCGGCGTCGCAGATCTCGGACGGTGCCGCCGCGCTCGCGGTGACCAGTTCGGAGTGGGCCGGTCAGCACGGCCTGCGACCGTTGGCCCGGATCCACACCGCGGTGGTCGCCGCCGACGACCCGGTGATCATGCTGACCGGACCGATTCCGGCCACCGCGAAGGCGCTGCGCCGGGCCGGACTGGGCATCGAGGAGATCGGGGTGTACGAGGTCAACGAGGCATTCGCCCCGGTGCCGCTGGCCTGGCTGGCCGAGACCGAGGCCGACCCGGACCGGCTCAACCCGCGCGGCGGCGCGATTGCCCTCGGCCACCCGCTCGGCGGCTCGGGCGCCCGGATCATGACCACGATGTTGCAGCACATGAGGGACAACGGCATCCGGTACGGCCTGCAGACGATGTGCGAGGGCGGCGGCATGGCCAACGCCACGATCGTGGAGCTGCTGTAG
- the corA gene encoding magnesium/cobalt transporter CorA: MAERLDRDQTGSDGRVRVRPRSWIEPVRAMGRRLNADPGQHHASSPGGVRTGVVDCGLYVDGVRQPGEWDYASALAAAEQNSADGSKSNAFVWLGLHEPGQEEMAGIAETYGLHELAVEDAVKAEQRPKLERFGEVSFLVLRTARYVKHGELTETSEVVETGQVMLFIGPRFVISVRHGDACRLAAVRADLEGKKELLEQGPWAVAYAVTDRVVDLYLEVADQVEADLDTLEAQVFSVKAHGRIQRIYQMKRELVEFKRAVVPLQRPLMMLTGTVNRDVPKEIRRYFRDVQDHLTRTVEQVNSYDDLLNSILQARLAQVTVDQNNDMRKIAAWAGIAAVWTAIAGVYGMNFAYMPETQWKYGYPVVAALMVAISLGLYRWFRRNRWL; encoded by the coding sequence ATGGCAGAGCGACTCGACCGGGACCAGACGGGTAGTGACGGGCGGGTCCGGGTCCGGCCCCGCTCCTGGATAGAGCCGGTCCGGGCGATGGGACGCAGGCTCAACGCCGACCCCGGCCAGCACCACGCATCCTCGCCCGGCGGAGTCCGAACCGGCGTGGTCGACTGCGGCCTCTACGTCGACGGGGTGCGCCAGCCCGGCGAATGGGACTACGCCTCCGCGCTGGCCGCCGCCGAGCAGAATTCCGCCGACGGCAGCAAGTCCAACGCGTTCGTCTGGCTCGGGCTGCACGAGCCGGGTCAGGAGGAGATGGCGGGCATCGCCGAGACGTACGGCCTGCACGAGCTGGCCGTCGAGGACGCGGTCAAGGCCGAACAGCGCCCCAAGCTGGAACGGTTCGGCGAGGTCAGCTTCCTGGTGCTCCGCACCGCCCGGTACGTCAAGCACGGCGAGCTGACCGAGACCTCCGAGGTGGTCGAGACCGGCCAGGTGATGCTCTTCATCGGCCCCCGCTTCGTGATCAGCGTCCGCCACGGTGACGCCTGCCGGCTGGCCGCGGTCCGGGCCGATCTGGAGGGCAAGAAGGAGCTGCTGGAACAGGGACCGTGGGCGGTGGCGTACGCGGTCACCGACCGGGTGGTCGACCTCTACCTGGAGGTCGCCGACCAGGTCGAGGCCGACCTGGACACCCTGGAGGCCCAGGTGTTCTCGGTCAAGGCACACGGCCGGATCCAGCGGATCTACCAGATGAAGCGTGAGCTGGTCGAGTTCAAGCGCGCCGTCGTCCCGCTGCAACGGCCGCTGATGATGCTGACCGGCACGGTCAACCGGGACGTGCCCAAGGAGATCCGGCGTTACTTCCGGGACGTCCAGGACCACCTCACCCGGACCGTCGAACAGGTCAACTCGTACGACGACCTGCTCAACTCGATCCTGCAGGCGCGACTCGCCCAGGTGACCGTCGACCAGAACAACGACATGCGCAAGATCGCCGCATGGGCCGGTATCGCCGCCGTCTGGACCGCGATCGCCGGTGTGTACGGCATGAACTTCGCGTACATGCCGGAGACCCAGTGGAAGTACGGCTACCCGGTGGTGGCCGCCCTCATGGTGGCGATCTCGTTGGGGCTCTACCGCTGGTTCCGGCGCAACCGCTGGCTCTGA
- a CDS encoding phosphocholine cytidylyltransferase family protein → MIGLVLAAGAGRRLRPYTDTLPKALIPVDGGTTILDIALHNLAEVGLTEVVVVVGYAASEVRDRQAALEQRHGVRLTLVQNDKAEEWNNAYSLWLARDHFAQGALLVNGDTVHPVSVERTLLANRGPGILLAIDDVKKLADEEMKTIFDADGQLTKITKLMDPADAYGEYIGATLIEPAAAPALAEALEATWRRDPNLYYEDGYQEYANRGGEVRGTPIGDVEWVEVDNLADLTRAREITSWQWATGSGTDDRPTGS, encoded by the coding sequence ATGATCGGATTAGTGCTCGCCGCAGGGGCCGGGCGCCGGCTGCGCCCGTACACGGACACCCTGCCCAAGGCGCTCATTCCGGTCGATGGTGGCACGACCATCCTCGACATCGCGCTGCACAACCTCGCCGAGGTCGGGCTGACCGAGGTGGTCGTCGTGGTCGGCTACGCCGCCTCCGAGGTACGCGACCGCCAGGCCGCCCTGGAGCAGCGCCACGGCGTACGGCTCACCCTGGTGCAGAACGACAAGGCCGAGGAGTGGAACAACGCGTACTCCCTCTGGCTGGCCCGGGACCACTTCGCCCAGGGGGCGTTGCTGGTCAACGGCGACACCGTGCACCCGGTGAGCGTGGAGCGGACCCTGCTGGCCAACCGTGGTCCGGGCATCCTGCTCGCCATCGACGACGTCAAGAAGCTGGCCGACGAGGAGATGAAGACCATCTTCGACGCCGACGGGCAGCTCACGAAGATCACCAAGCTGATGGACCCGGCCGACGCGTACGGGGAATACATCGGCGCCACCCTGATCGAGCCGGCCGCCGCGCCCGCCCTGGCCGAGGCGCTGGAGGCGACCTGGCGCCGGGACCCGAACCTCTACTACGAGGACGGCTACCAGGAGTACGCGAACCGGGGCGGTGAGGTGCGCGGCACCCCGATCGGTGACGTGGAGTGGGTCGAGGTCGACAACCTCGCCGACCTGACCCGGGCCCGTGAGATCACGAGCTGGCAGTGGGCGACCGGGTCCGGCACCGACGACCGGCCGACCGGCAGTTAG